Below is a window of Entelurus aequoreus isolate RoL-2023_Sb linkage group LG07, RoL_Eaeq_v1.1, whole genome shotgun sequence DNA.
TAGCACGAGCCGATTTTTATgttagactgcaaagaaaaacaaaaaaagtttgtcttcttgtctctcataatgattgtgaacgataggcaaaattacaaaaaaagtgcagttcctttttAAGATATTTAACTGTGAATTCAGAATATGGTTGATCTTAAAGAAAATGCAGCAGTCCAAAAATTGTATGGTAGatttttgataaagataaatatcAGATAGCAAAAAAATTCTCCATAAATACAAATGTAAGCTTGATATGCGAATAAAGGTGCCTTGGCAGATATGTCAATAAAAATCCACTACTTGACTTCACACAACATCATCCAGAAGTTATTGTCCCTTGTTCAAAAACTGCAGTTAATCATGGCTGAATAAAATAGTTATTCTGCCTGGTTGACTTGCTAACAGCAGTATCACAGCTCAACTGTTCAGTGTTGACATGAGTGGACTGCAGGCACGTCTGTCTGCCTTTACGCTGGAGGTATTTTTCCCCATCACTTCCACAGTCATCAAGATGCATCACAGATTACCTGTCTTACATATAATTGAGATCATCTCTACATTGCTGGATCATGATGATGCACTCACTGGATTAATCTAAAATGCTGTCATGATAACCCATGCCCTTAAAAcagttttaatgaaaaaaaataatttaaatgctTATCAATACTGATATATTggggaaaaaattaaaatcaatgtgatGATAAAAGATCTGACTGATAGTAGCACTCATTATGACATGACCATGCACTGGACAGGTATTAAAACAAGCAATGACCTTTTACACTCTTTTTTCGCCACTTAGACTCGTGATGGTGCACTCGCTTGCATCACAATGAACCTTTCATCTTTATCTCTTGTGATTGCCTAAGTCCTTGAGAGACAATGGTGCATCTGAATCATCTCTAATAGTACTCCAATTATTGCAACAAATGTGTCTCCTGCACCATCGTTTCCTCTGTGATTTCCAATttattgttaggatccgctgctcggatcagtttgtttacagtttagtgtcacgtgtgtttgtttctgttgccatgacggcagattttgctcacctgcctctggttagcgtttgggacgcgcacctgttgcccaagcgctaatcagagggctatttagtcttcgcccgggcagcactctgcctggcttcctaatttgctttcacgcaacagctaacgaccactttgtttcctgctagctctcatgctatattattttactgtaacgaccgggtcgcatcgtggtgcgaggtgttctcccaaggatgcagacgggctcggacacagcttgcaggtaggaaaatgatttattcaagaactaaatcagacaggaaaaaacaaaaacgactagcgtgggagctagcaagcaaaataatatagcatgagagctagcaggaaacaaagtggtcgttagctgttgcgtgaaagcaaattaggaagccaggcagagtgctgcccgggcgaagactaaatagccctctgattagcgcttgggcaacaggtgcgcgtcccaaacgctaaccagaggcaggtgagcaaaatctgccgtcatggcaacagaaacaaacacacgtgacactaaactgtaaacaaactgatcaGAGCAACGGATCCTAACAGTTATTGTCCATCCCTTTATCACGCAGAGCGATATGGTCAATACTGTTGCAATTGTCTCCTTGTTTGAGAACGGCAGTAGAAGACATTGATTACCTAGATTAAACGTCTGACTCAAAACAAGACGAACGTCATTGCTCAAACTGTTAAAGCAATCTATTAGGattatttattaatgctgaaGTATGCTCTGGATTCTTGAGCATGCGTTAATTCTGCATGCCATATGTTAATATTGCACTGTGTCTGGTGCAATCATGCATGACTGAAAACATGCATGTTTTCATAATTATGCTTCTTCATAATTATGCTTCTTCGTCCCCTGGGGGACAGACTTTATGAGACACCCCCTGAATTGAATTACTATTGAGGACTtgataatatgtatttatttatttgtacaacACCCTGTGTGAGTTACATTCTTGAATCAAATTAGATGAGTTAACATCTGCAACAACTGAAACCGATTTCCATGATAAGTTTATTACCTGACAGTCTGTGTGATTCTCAATACAGTCGTCCTTTGCCCCATCGCACTTCAAATATTGTGGCAAAAGATATTTACCAAACAGGGTTTTCATTTCTGGGTTAACGATGAACACTGCTGCTAACAACAACACGGCTTACAACAACAAGGCAGCTATTCTTGGTGCTAATTTCATTGTGACAATCAAATTGACCAAgttttgatgcacttcatcttcaaccaaGTTTTGACGCAACAATgttttgatgcacttcatcttcaactctTGCATTATCAATAGTGAAGTGgagtgaattctatttatatagcacgttttttctctagagactcaaagcgctttacatagtgacacccattatgtacatctttaagctacatttaaaacagtgtgggtcacactaggagcaggtgggtatAGTGTCTTGCAGTGACCAAGATGGCGGAAGtgggaattgaacctggaaccctcaagttgctcgcACGGCtaatctaccaaccgagccacgccgccccaatttATTTTACTCTTTGTGGCTGTACTGACTCAAGCGGAGAATATTCAAAATAAACTCCTTTGGATCTGCACTAACATGAAAACGTGAAAATTGGGTTGCAGTTCCTGAGTATTAAAATATAATCTTGCGGTTTACGCGATACGATGCTCGGGGGAGCAAACAAAAGGTACACAAAATGGCGGATCACGGTGGATGGAGTCAACACGTCCTTGTAAGCAGTATTCACTGAGGTCAGTTGGTCTTATTCCCTTTTCAAATGCATGGCTGACCTAAAAAGGGACCCTAAAGGGTCCTCACTTGGTCTTCTTCTCGTCGCCATTGGCAGCCATGGATGTCCAGTAGAGATGGCATGCCAGCCCTAGCAGCTCCAGGCCGCCAATCAGCTTCGGTTGGGCGACAAACACCCGCACCATGACCACCAAATAGAGCCTGAAGGCAGCCCATAGCCACAGGCCAACGAAACACAACACAATGAGAGCGCTCCAGAACAGCATGGAGGCCGCTTTGATCAGAGCCACGTGCAGCTCCGACTTGTACGGCGACACACGAACGACGCCCTCTCACTCAAAGCCCCGTGGTTGCCCGAAGTAAAAGTCCCACAGGCGGACCTCCTTCTCCGCCCAGTGCTCCTGACACCAGGACTCAACGTGTGCGTAGGAGGCAGGAAGGGCCGCCACAGGATAGCGGCGCACGTGGAAGTGGATTTCGCGTGGGAAAAGGTGATGTTCGGTCTGGGGACGTTCTTGGGGTATGCTACAGTGATGCTGTGGACGGCGTCCGGGTTGTCTCCTTTTCGTAGCTGCTCCATAATAAAAGTGAAAGCGGTGGTGCGCGGATGCAGCACGTTTTCGTATTTCGGGAGGTTGTTCTGGGAGGCGTAATTATCGCTACTCACTCTCGTATTTTCTGTGAGGCCGGTGCCCTTGGGAAAGAGAGGCAGTTGCACGGGCTCTCTCATGTCGCAGAAATGGTTGAGCAGGTTCTCCATGTGTTCCTTGTCCTTCTCCAAACGCCGATGGATGAAGAAAAAGCAGGCCACCTGCACGGCCCAGCCAAAGCCGGGCACAGCCTTGAGTGCAGTCTTGAGGCAGACACCACCAGAGAAACATCCAGTCCAGGCATGTGCAGTGGTTCCTGATGATGACGCTACGCATCTCCTATCCTGATCCTCAGACTGAGATTCAAGCTGCGAGAAACAGTCTAGTGATAAAATAACAATTGGACCAAGTACTTGTCTGTCTCCTGGGTGGGTGTCTAGCTTGTTTTGATGGAAACTGAATGTTACCTCGTTGCTAGCATGACCTGCCAACTTGCTACATTACAGCTGACATTGCAGCCGGCtgtaaaagtccatccatccatccattttctaccgcttgtcccttttggggtcgcgggaggtgctggagcctatctcatgtaaaagtctaataataataataacacatctcAACATTGGTGAGACTTTGGCTTGAGACTTGTCAAAAAACAAGGTGTGGGACGTACCAGGACTCGATGGGATTCTGCACACCACTTGCTACCAATGCTAATAAGACTGCTATCAACTATCAGCAGCTGTCAGAGCAATACTAAGTGGGGATGAACTCtgttgatgcacttcatctttgaCATCATCAGCTACACatgacattggtgagcctttggcATAAGTGATGTGGAATGACAACATGAGATACGTAACAACACGGCTAATGATTGTAGCTGGGaatgtcaagttgaccaacttacAGCACATCAAAGCCCAGTTTTACTTGGAGGAATTACCCAGGATATCACGATGTATTCCACATAGTGGCCATATTGCATTGATGCTTGGAGGGTCTTCCGTGTTACCGGTGAGTTCTGCAATTTACAATAGAACCCACTAAAGGCTACTTTATTGGGGGAaccaagtgtaaaggtgactacagGTGTTATGTCATATTGAGAGGACTCTACTGAACAGTTTTTAtgctctaactatgaaaatatttaactgataaaaaaaacattctaatttGCGTAAATTGATTAACACTATTACAATGTTTACAGTTGTTAATGACTGTAGTTTTAATGAGAGGgagtaagtaataataatattgatttcATTTGGTTAAAATTTAAGTTTACCACGATCACGCCTGTATATAATAAGCTGTGGTAAATGAGAGATGACCTAACACATAAAAAGAGTACAAATGATTCACTGCATTTTCATGAACTTGAAACAATAAcattgaaaatgttttaaaactaTAACTATTGGTCACTTGTCAGCTGTATCATCGTATTCCTTTTCAAAAAGAGCTATGtgtttttgctttgtttattTTGTGCAAAATTGTAAACAATTTTGCTGATATTGTAGCTTATCAGAAGGGATGGAAGTGCATATTTGCATTTACTTTCCCTGAACATAAAGTCTATCCAGAAGACAATAAAAAGCTTTGATCCCTAACCCCCACATTTCATACAGTTTATTGTACATTCATTTGAGTATATATTTTTATGAAAAACGTAATATTGCTGCTACTTTAAACTATTGCTCAATATTAGGATGGGATCTGTACTTTGTTGTTATTGCAGCAACAGTAGAAAAACCCATCTCACAGAGATAGGATGTTGCAAAGCGGAGTAGAATGGCATAAAACACACACTGGTCTTTCCTCATTTCCTACCATAGTTATGGTTAATGTAAAACCTATGTATTCTTTGTGGTACTTCAGGgtcttttatttctgattatctAAAGTTGTTTGCCTTGCTGCTGACGACTCCTCACTCTTTCTTTTCATTCCTGTCATAAACTTCTTATCTCTCCACCCCCAAAAGCTCTGTGCACATGTGTTACGTACTACTTCTAGTGTGTAGAACAGGGAGACTGTTGATCAAattgagcactgctgccaccaAGCTTAAGGTTGGTGCATTGTTCCAACATGAACACTATAGTGTAGATCAAAAATAATGAAAATCTTGATTGCAACACGTGACCCACCAATGGGGCCTGACCCACTAAAATAGTTTTGCACCGTAGTACACAATCTCTTGTATCATACTCCTGCTGTAAATCCAGAGTTTGATTTTTTATATCGTTCTATCATGCAATGCAGTGCACTCTTCATTATATTACAGTATTAGGaattgtcctcattttcaaaaagcGTTTCCATCTTTTTTGCATTTGATCAGACAAAACCCTTGTACAGTTTACAGTGCAGAGCACATATTCCAAAGGTACTCATCAGTGTGccaatgtccacaaccttctagaTGGGAAATGCATCAAACACAACTGCTGTGTTTGCCTCCACTATCTCCAAGGagcatgatgtcatcatgggctCGATTTACATCTTATTTAGTGAGTTCACTCAAAAAGTAATGCCTGCTACCTTAATCTTTTGCTTAGGGTGACAAATCCGAACAGGTTCCCAATCTCTTTTTTCCCCAGGTGTGCTGTCCCTTGTGGGCAATTGCATTTTGCTACTTGTTGCACATCACAAGCGCTCGACCTTGAAACCAGCAGAGTTCTTCATCATCAATCTCTCTGTCAGTGACCTTGGGATGACACTCTCTTTATTTCCCTTGGCAATACCGTCAGCTTTTTCACACAGGTATCTCCTATCTCTTCCACTCACTGACTGATGCTTAAAAATGCTGAAATCCAAACTACATTCATTCTCCATGACATCCGTATACAGGTGGCTGTTTGGAGAGATCGCCTGTCAGCTCTATGCGATGTGCGGAGTATTGTTTGGTCTCTGCAGCCTGACAAACCTCACCGCCCTTTCCTTTGTGTGCTGCCTTAAAGTTTGCTTTCCAAATCATGGTGAGTAAATGAGAAAGTGATGAACAAGAACTAGTAGCATAGATGCTAACTCTGTTTAACAACAAAACTCCTCACTGTGTCTCTTGTCTTGTTAGGCAACAAAATCTCTTCGTCACATGCTCGCCTCCTAGTGGCTGGAGTGTGGTTTTATGCATCAGTGTTTGCTGTGGGGCCCCTGGCACAGTGGGGTCGATACAGTTCGGAACCCTATGGCACAGCCTGTTGCATTGACTGGCATGCACCCAACCACGAGCTTTCAGCTTTGTCATACATTGTCTGCCTTTTTGTCTTTTGCTATGCCTTGCCTTGCACCATCATCTTCCTTTCCTACACATGCATCCTGCTGACAGTCCGTGGGTCTCGACAAGCTGTTCAGCAACATGTTTCACCACAAACCAAGACCACCAGTGCACACTCTCTTATTGTCAAGGTCAGTGCAAATGACTAATTTTACGAGCTTCTACATGACCAAAGACTCATCATGATTTGGAGCATCAGCTTTTGTACGCATCCAAAGTATGTTTGCCACTCTTGTTATTATgttttctcctgcatttgattGTGTTAGCAggaggcctgggccgatattcaGTAAGTCCATTAActgacgataaatgaaaattaggTTGGTAAGTTTTCCAGTAGGGCTGAAACTAACAATATTTTTGGTAgatgattagtcaacgattatcctaacgattagtcaactaatgggataataaagtgtacacatatttactggctctaatttttccatcaaCTTTTAAATGCACCTTGAGTTATTTTAGGCCTGTGCTTGCGAATAAGAacgatgactaattcattcatacatatgtatttatactgtaactgtgctgatcATTTAGCTGTTACAAAAATGTATATGACTATTAAAATGTTGtacatttaaaagaaaggaaaggaaaaGTGCTAAAAATGGACACAATTATCACAAAACCAAATGACACCTCACCAGTGTAGGAATATTTCAGTTCAAACCTCTGGAACAAGATGAGCCTATCAATCAATTTACCGTATACTGAATAACATACTGTATAAAGATAGACTTTGATAACAAATTTTGAAAGGGTATAAATAATTTGGGGCtgtatacacaaaaacaggtgaaaacaaaaacctctaccaCTGATTAAAGTTAAGAGAAAAGTATTGGGTCTGCATACAgtggggcctgatttactaaaggtttgcgtgtcctaaaacacgtgcaaacctgatagcacacgcaaatttTATTTACTAAAAAAGTGAATTGCATCTggtaaaggggaattgcacttttttggaattttgcttatcattcacaatcatgagagacaagaagactttttttttttttcagtctaacatgtaaaaattggcttGTTCTAGGTAGcaagcaatgcagctaataggatcAATCAATTTTGCCTCTAAAtccctttaaaaatgcattcaaaaacagttaccaatacttcatttacattccgtaacctgtatgataacaaaactgtagcgacattattattgtaaaagtgaacactgaggaactctctttCTAGCGTGGTAACAAATCGGCGTGCTTCGGaattagccataaaagctaactacggcgacTGATAAGATAGCTTCTACGACAACACGAAACGCATTTGAGTTTgtgatgcacaacacaatgcaataaAAGACACTAATCTGTACtgattgaaaaacatgaacaatcatattacaatatCTGTAAAGTCTTAGCccgtatttcatgttttgtttgtacacagctagccaaacAGCATATGATGTCTGTCATGATACACTCATGACATGCTGCATGTATCatcacaatcagaaatactttaataatccctgaggggaaattaagattttcagcacaatcccattcaagatccgacaaacattacagggagacagaacaggatcgctgacgggtctgccaacttccggcgccaattacaaaaaaagtgagaaacaggtaaacgctgggaacGGGGGATTGAGAAAATtttttcagtctaagcctgggcccctggagagggggtccagactgaggccaaggaagaaaaaaacctcatagccatagcacacataaacatgtgtgaaagagggaaatatcaaagaacacaaaggacattaaagacattaaaaccaaccagccacttctacacacaaaagtaaaacaaaaacaaaaaaagatgtatatatatatacactgtggtggcctctgtggtgtttCACGCCATCGTTTGCTGGGGTGggaggagcatggccagagacagaagcagacccaacaaagcaaccaagagagccgactccacccttggccgcccaccaactctcggccagtgtccagttcgcatggatgagtgaggatgcgtctaaggagacagaggtgtccgatacctgctcattcagccatgAATGATCAATATAAAGAGTGACTCACTagatggacagttgtctctttGGTCCAGCTGGTCGGGGACATTTTTTCTGGTGTATTTGGGGTAAGCAcgacatttatgtcgaaatagcttgtttccaaattccacatttgcagcttcgtGTCACGCTGACCTAACTCtaccggcttccgtctgctccaacgtttcaccctcttcttcgtgctgACTTCTAgaacagcagttcatcctccgttcaTTCAGCCTTAAagagataaggttgtgaatcctcattcgtCTAAAAGTAGTCGTCTtcattgtttgttaccaagtctgccatgattagaacacacacaagcgttttgttttcggaagtaggaacacacatttgctgCCAGAAgttggaagtgcgctgctatcaAAACGGAAATCCATGCGCGGAAGAAtgatcaaaatgatcaaatatggtaaatattgaacatattacatattcttATTAacgcgtctgttactacattatatatagacttgcagtgtgtatacaaatcgctgatggagggttttgaaattgtcttagagggttttgaaggctacaacggtgaatAATTTTAGCCGAATCATCCTAGCgtatttttatcatctttaaaatcatactttaaaaaaagacatgtgtgttctttTCTCTCATAATTATTGTAAACGATtccaaaaaaaagggcagttcccctttaagtgagcagaataaggcgtgcaatccattttgtgtctgtcttcattaatatgtaaaatatatgctgatcatcaaaatgcccacagtactgggaggagaagatgcaaataacaTTATTCAGcccgcgcaatgtgatttatcaacactcatcatcgttttgcgagcactattttgtgttttatttagcacATGTCAGAATGACATGCAAACTTGCAGTTCCACACACTATCGCAAAATCAGTGCTCGATGGACAGACAAGAATCCTCcgtcatacgtgtgtgtgtaaacattttggacggtcagaaataaaaaatattacacattgtctattcagcaacatcattttataatattATAGCTTCCAGAgtacttaaaagggaactgcactttttttggaatttcgcCTGTCGTTCACAaatattatgagagacaagaacatgcatgtctttttttattattaggaCTTTAAAGATGATAagaaacgcttgcaagatgcaagataacaatatgtaatatgtacaatatttaccgtattttggtcatttcatgGACAGCCGGAACTCATTCTTTGGCGCGTTTATTTCCGTTTTCattagcagcgcacttccgacttacCGCAACAAATATGTTCCCACTCCCTGAATCAAACGCgggtgtgttttctaatcatggcagacttggtaacagacaacgaggacgagtatttttggacaaatgaggattcacaaccttatgttTTGTTAAACGAAGCCAAGCTATGTTGAATTAATGGAGTGCCCAAATCAACTAGAAACATCCCCAgccagcttgaccaaacggacaactgtcaATCGAAATAGTCACTatactattgatcatgatacatgcagcacatcaccgtacaCTACAGTGCATACGTTGCCGAGCTAGTTTTGTacgaacaaaacatgaaatgttggcTATCACTTTACaggtactgtaatatgattgttcatgttttttagtcagtacagattggtgtcttgtgctttacaaactcaaacacattTCGTGCTggtgtagaagctagcttatctcttcccatagttagcttttacggttaATAcagtagcacgccgatgtgttagtacgctagaaaaagtgttaaaaaaaagagttcactcttacaataacaatgttgctagagtttggttattatgcaggttacggaacgtaaatgaagtattgttgacggtttttgaatgcctttttaaagtgatttagatatAGAattgagggacaagctgtagaaaatggatggatggatggaggctcccattagctgcattgcttgcGACCAAGacaatttttatatgttagaattaaaaaaactaacaaaaaaaaaaacttttgtcgtcttgtctctcataatgattgtgaataaatgccaaaattccaaaaattgcAGTACCCCTTTAAGAGGTCAATTAAATGTATGCAATGTggtgttatttaaaaaatgtttattgacGTTCGCTTTTTTCACATGGAAaatatattattacaatatttatttttcgaaaaaaactaaaatatgcatttttttttgcgtcttgagcGGGGTAAATGCAGCCTCCCTCCAATGAGCGCACCTTTGACGGTAAATaacccaaaacaaaaacaatttgttTCATTgaagatgcactttaaaatgtgtcTTAAATGCCCattaaaagtggtacatgtctcatGCATTTTAGAAAACATGGCAAAAGGCCACAGTTCAAAGCATGATAACTTGAATATGCAGTAAAAATGAGAGGTGTCTCCGTGGTGAAAGCCCCGTATAGTACATGCAAGaactttaaataataataatttatataaggcagtctgcaccactttacaattgcacatgcagtgttagtaaatcacacgcaacatgcccacttacagtacacgctattttatgaaTTGCGCAAGCTGTTTTT
It encodes the following:
- the LOC133653769 gene encoding opsin-5-like isoform X1, with translation MLYYFTVTTGSHRGARCSPKDADGLGHSLQMGNASNTTAVFASTISKEHDVIMGSIYILFSVLSLVGNCILLLVAHHKRSTLKPAEFFIINLSVSDLGMTLSLFPLAIPSAFSHRWLFGEIACQLYAMCGVLFGLCSLTNLTALSFVCCLKVCFPNHGNKISSSHARLLVAGVWFYASVFAVGPLAQWGRYSSEPYGTACCIDWHAPNHELSALSYIVCLFVFCYALPCTIIFLSYTCILLTVRGSRQAVQQHVSPQTKTTSAHSLIVKLSVAVCIGFLGAWTPYAGVAMWSAFSDATQVPSSAFAIAAVFAKSSTVYNPMVYLLCKPNFRECLNRDTSMLRQRIYLYRSSTQLDPKERLGSTPQRKKDTSMSTRLSNGQLEIYEACLHYIDNPAKCHVTTPQKTACILTGSAHREVTLRQLSANPQADFL
- the LOC133653769 gene encoding opsin-5-like isoform X2; protein product: MGNASNTTAVFASTISKEHDVIMGSIYILFSVLSLVGNCILLLVAHHKRSTLKPAEFFIINLSVSDLGMTLSLFPLAIPSAFSHRWLFGEIACQLYAMCGVLFGLCSLTNLTALSFVCCLKVCFPNHGNKISSSHARLLVAGVWFYASVFAVGPLAQWGRYSSEPYGTACCIDWHAPNHELSALSYIVCLFVFCYALPCTIIFLSYTCILLTVRGSRQAVQQHVSPQTKTTSAHSLIVKLSVAVCIGFLGAWTPYAGVAMWSAFSDATQVPSSAFAIAAVFAKSSTVYNPMVYLLCKPNFRECLNRDTSMLRQRIYLYRSSTQLDPKERLGSTPQRKKDTSMSTRLSNGQLEIYEACLHYIDNPAKCHVTTPQKTACILTGSAHREVTLRQLSANPQADFL